The proteins below come from a single Fodinicola acaciae genomic window:
- a CDS encoding alpha/beta hydrolase produces the protein MKTILAIAALAAALVTPVRNQSLDWGDCPGGGGKIGMQCAPLTVPLDWSNPNGRKVTLMLGRLKADDPDAGTVLVNFGGPGAAGISFMRDYETTIDPFPFEKLRHKMNVVTWDPRGYPGLSKPSLDLSCLSKVPVELRRTPPLPRDAKEFRQAQANSRTVADACRAQDPDILDHMDSASNVHDMEAIRTALGAGQLNLYMGSYGSVYGQVYAQKFPNRVRTMVLDGPLDHSADYWRSTEAATADILPAWQRFTGWCGKTATCAMHGQDIAGQWQRAVRDADRKPLPGPNGSHFDGSTLQELASDAVKFAAGPADWTRLATAIQRTTAGDPSGFVVDPAHPYPNGYPTSECRDWPRPDYARYASERARLNRIDPNFAGAAQLTWQVYCSGWPVGVSAPPAPLPAGLAPLLGVGSWSDYAVAARIVGRVPGSSTVRYDGAGHELYATGNTCVIAHVDSYLTTGHLPPRGTTC, from the coding sequence ATGAAGACAATCCTCGCCATCGCCGCGCTCGCCGCGGCACTCGTGACACCCGTACGGAACCAGTCGCTGGACTGGGGCGACTGTCCTGGCGGTGGCGGCAAGATCGGCATGCAATGCGCGCCGCTGACCGTACCGCTGGACTGGTCCAACCCCAACGGCCGCAAGGTCACCCTCATGCTCGGACGACTCAAAGCCGACGACCCCGACGCCGGCACCGTACTGGTCAACTTCGGCGGCCCCGGCGCAGCCGGCATCTCGTTCATGCGTGACTACGAGACGACCATCGACCCGTTCCCGTTCGAGAAACTGCGACACAAAATGAACGTCGTCACCTGGGATCCACGCGGCTATCCCGGGCTGAGCAAACCGTCGCTCGATCTCAGCTGCCTGTCCAAGGTCCCCGTCGAGCTGCGCCGAACGCCGCCACTTCCTCGCGACGCGAAGGAATTCCGCCAAGCACAGGCCAACAGTCGCACCGTCGCCGACGCCTGCCGCGCGCAGGACCCGGACATCCTCGACCACATGGACAGCGCGAGCAACGTCCACGACATGGAAGCGATCCGGACAGCGCTCGGGGCCGGCCAGTTGAACCTTTACATGGGCTCGTACGGCAGCGTCTACGGCCAGGTGTACGCGCAAAAGTTTCCCAACCGCGTACGCACGATGGTGCTCGACGGACCGCTCGACCACAGCGCCGACTACTGGCGCTCGACAGAGGCGGCGACCGCCGACATCCTGCCGGCGTGGCAGCGGTTCACCGGCTGGTGCGGGAAAACCGCGACCTGCGCCATGCACGGCCAGGACATCGCGGGCCAGTGGCAGCGAGCCGTACGCGACGCCGACCGCAAGCCGTTGCCAGGCCCCAACGGGTCGCACTTCGACGGCAGCACGCTTCAGGAACTGGCCAGCGACGCGGTCAAGTTCGCCGCCGGCCCGGCAGACTGGACGAGGCTGGCCACCGCCATCCAGCGGACCACGGCCGGCGATCCGTCCGGCTTCGTCGTCGATCCGGCACACCCGTATCCGAACGGCTATCCGACCTCGGAATGCCGCGACTGGCCGCGGCCGGACTATGCGCGGTATGCCAGCGAAAGGGCGCGGCTGAACCGGATCGACCCGAACTTCGCAGGCGCGGCGCAGCTGACCTGGCAGGTGTACTGCAGCGGCTGGCCGGTCGGCGTCAGCGCACCGCCGGCGCCGCTGCCGGCCGGTCTGGCGCCGCTGCTCGGCGTCGGAAGTTGGAGCGATTACGCGGTGGCCGCACGCATCGTCGGACGCGTGCCCGGCAGCTCCACCGT
- a CDS encoding alpha/beta hydrolase — translation MIIKLLAAAALTAAVLTPTTSVSSLDWGDCPGGDGKIGMQCAPLTVPLDWSNPNGRKVTLMLGRLKADDPDAGTVLVNFGGPGAAGISFMRDYETTIDPFPFEKLRHKMNVVTWDPRGYPGLSKPSLDSSCVTRLPDTTRRMPALPRNQAEFGKQQATSRALADACRPQDPGLFDNMHTAANVRDMDAIRDALHIDNIDLYMGSYGGVYGQSYAREYPMRVRRMVLDSTGDHTTDYASTQQRIAGDNLVRWNRFADWCAADTACALHGRNVSATWRSLIARANRHALPVSPTAAFDGSTLQEVATGVMIRGGGPAEWAPFAKAIKDGTAGDGSGFAADPAHPYPISSYPVSECHEWPRLDYRQYATLSARLDRIDPNLGAAGTMIPFALSCVGWPGSVVNPPRPLPAGLPPVLGVGAWGDFPATNRIIRQLPGSRMIYHDGYGHELYATGNACVIDHVDTYFITGSLPPATTTC, via the coding sequence GTGATAATCAAACTTCTCGCCGCCGCGGCGCTCACCGCGGCGGTCTTGACGCCGACGACGAGCGTTTCGTCGCTGGACTGGGGCGACTGTCCTGGCGGTGACGGCAAGATCGGCATGCAATGCGCGCCGCTGACCGTACCGCTGGACTGGTCCAACCCCAACGGCCGCAAGGTCACCCTCATGCTCGGACGACTCAAAGCCGACGACCCCGACGCCGGCACCGTACTGGTCAACTTCGGCGGCCCCGGCGCAGCCGGCATCTCGTTCATGCGTGACTACGAGACGACCATCGACCCGTTCCCGTTCGAGAAACTGCGACACAAAATGAACGTCGTCACCTGGGATCCACGCGGCTATCCCGGGCTGAGCAAACCGTCGCTCGATTCGTCGTGCGTCACCCGACTGCCAGACACGACGCGGCGCATGCCGGCTTTGCCACGCAACCAGGCCGAATTCGGCAAGCAGCAGGCCACCAGCCGGGCGCTCGCCGACGCATGTCGGCCGCAGGACCCAGGACTGTTCGACAACATGCACACCGCGGCCAACGTTCGTGACATGGACGCGATCCGCGACGCCTTGCATATTGACAACATCGACCTCTACATGGGGTCGTACGGCGGCGTCTACGGCCAGTCGTACGCGCGCGAATATCCGATGCGAGTCCGCCGGATGGTGCTGGACAGCACGGGCGACCACACCACCGACTACGCGTCGACCCAGCAGCGAATCGCCGGTGACAACCTGGTCCGCTGGAATCGGTTCGCCGACTGGTGCGCCGCCGACACGGCATGCGCGCTGCATGGGCGGAACGTGTCGGCCACCTGGCGGAGTCTGATCGCGCGGGCCAACCGCCACGCGCTGCCGGTGTCACCGACCGCTGCCTTCGACGGCTCCACGCTCCAGGAGGTCGCCACCGGTGTCATGATCCGCGGCGGCGGCCCCGCCGAATGGGCACCATTCGCCAAGGCGATCAAGGATGGCACGGCCGGCGACGGCTCCGGCTTCGCGGCCGATCCGGCGCATCCGTACCCGATCAGCAGTTATCCGGTGTCGGAATGCCATGAGTGGCCCAGGCTCGACTATCGGCAGTACGCCACGCTCTCGGCACGGCTGGACCGGATCGACCCCAACCTCGGCGCGGCCGGCACGATGATCCCGTTCGCGCTGAGCTGCGTCGGCTGGCCGGGATCGGTGGTCAATCCGCCGCGGCCGCTGCCAGCCGGCCTGCCACCGGTGCTCGGCGTCGGCGCCTGGGGCGACTTTCCGGCCACCAATCGGATCATCCGGCAACTGCCCGGCAGCCGGATGATCTATCACGACGGCTACGGCCACGAGCTCTACGCGACGGGCAACGCCTGCGTGATCGACCACGTCGACACCTATTTCATCACCGGCTCGCTGCCACCAGCGACGACAACCTGCTGA
- a CDS encoding sensor histidine kinase yields the protein MTEPTGRSLRMRELVAIDAAVALAYALLSPLSPGPRPASWLTWVVVAALAVAMAARRLAPVPVFLATFTVSIGAHLVGAITDPFLAAAYVLYLVAVNRPGRHRWLTVTVAALSFVGLVLALISGGRAVVIQIAWVVLGGVALGMAWTLGRLVRDRRLARRRAAEQLAEHAVVDERLRIARELHDIVAHSIGVIAVKAGVANHVMRVRPEEAEHALRDIETTSRSALTEMRQLLGLLRGPDPVELPKLSALPALVERAEAAGVRVRLAVDGVAELPEGLELTVYRIVQEALTNVAKHAAPTSCQVTVAGDGRQVRVSVTDDGVRAGLGEDGHGLVGMRERVLMYGGTFAAGPRPEGGFSVSARLPVPA from the coding sequence GTGACCGAACCGACCGGCCGCTCGCTGCGGATGCGCGAGCTGGTTGCTATCGACGCCGCGGTCGCGCTGGCGTACGCGCTGCTTTCGCCACTGTCGCCTGGCCCGCGGCCGGCCAGCTGGCTGACCTGGGTGGTGGTCGCCGCCCTGGCCGTCGCGATGGCGGCGCGGCGGCTCGCGCCGGTGCCGGTTTTCCTTGCCACCTTTACGGTTTCCATCGGCGCCCACTTGGTCGGCGCGATCACCGACCCGTTCTTGGCGGCGGCGTACGTGCTCTATCTGGTGGCCGTGAATCGTCCTGGTCGGCACCGATGGCTGACCGTGACGGTTGCCGCGCTCAGCTTCGTCGGTCTGGTGTTGGCGCTGATCAGCGGGGGTAGGGCGGTCGTCATCCAGATCGCCTGGGTGGTGCTCGGCGGGGTCGCGCTGGGGATGGCGTGGACGCTCGGCCGGCTGGTACGCGACCGGCGGCTGGCTCGGCGGCGCGCGGCCGAGCAGCTGGCTGAGCACGCGGTCGTGGACGAGCGACTGCGGATCGCGCGAGAGCTGCACGACATCGTGGCGCACAGCATCGGCGTGATCGCGGTGAAGGCCGGTGTCGCCAACCACGTGATGCGCGTACGACCGGAGGAGGCCGAACACGCGTTGCGGGACATCGAGACGACCAGCCGCAGCGCGTTGACCGAGATGCGGCAGCTGCTCGGCCTGCTCCGCGGCCCCGATCCGGTGGAGCTGCCGAAGCTGTCCGCGCTGCCGGCGCTGGTCGAGCGTGCCGAGGCGGCCGGCGTACGCGTGCGGCTGGCGGTCGACGGCGTGGCGGAGCTGCCGGAGGGGTTGGAGCTGACCGTCTATCGGATCGTGCAGGAGGCGCTGACCAACGTCGCCAAGCACGCGGCGCCGACGTCATGCCAGGTCACGGTGGCTGGCGACGGCCGGCAGGTGCGGGTTTCGGTGACCGATGACGGCGTACGTGCCGGGCTCGGCGAGGATGGCCACGGGTTGGTGGGGATGCGTGAGCGCGTACTCATGTATGGCGGCACGTTCGCGGCCGGTCCACGTCCGGAAGGCGGCTTCTCGGTGAGCGCGCGGCTGCCGGTGCCGGCATGA
- a CDS encoding response regulator: MIRVLVADDQALLRGSFRVLIDTAGDLVSVGEAVTGAEAVALARQDRPDVVLMDVRMPEMDGIEATRLICAELPDVRVLILTMFDLDASVFAALHAGASGFLLKDTPPAELLEAIRVVAAGDCLLAPSVTRRLIAEFVRMPARQVAGLSGVTDREREVLALIARGLSNTEIATQLGVGIGTVKTHVGHLLAKLAARDRAQLVITAYETGLVTPKARH; the protein is encoded by the coding sequence ATGATCCGGGTCCTCGTGGCCGACGACCAGGCCCTGTTGCGCGGCAGTTTTCGCGTACTCATCGACACAGCGGGGGATCTGGTCTCGGTCGGCGAGGCGGTGACCGGCGCGGAGGCGGTGGCGCTCGCGCGGCAGGACCGGCCGGACGTCGTACTGATGGACGTACGCATGCCGGAGATGGACGGCATCGAGGCGACCAGGCTGATCTGCGCCGAGCTGCCGGACGTGCGCGTGCTGATCCTGACGATGTTCGACCTGGACGCGTCGGTGTTCGCGGCGCTGCACGCCGGCGCGAGCGGCTTTCTGCTCAAGGACACGCCGCCGGCCGAGCTGCTGGAGGCCATCCGCGTGGTCGCCGCCGGCGACTGCCTGCTGGCACCGAGCGTCACGCGGCGCTTGATCGCCGAGTTCGTACGGATGCCCGCCCGGCAGGTCGCTGGTCTGTCCGGTGTCACCGACCGCGAACGCGAGGTCTTGGCGCTGATCGCACGCGGCCTGTCCAACACCGAGATCGCCACCCAACTGGGCGTCGGCATCGGCACGGTGAAGACGCACGTCGGCCACCTCCTGGCCAAGCTCGCCGCCCGCGACCGAGCCCAACTCGTCATCACCGCGTACGAAACCGGCCTGGTCACCCCCAAGGCGCGCCACTAA
- the murI gene encoding glutamate racemase gives MASSDLPIGVFDSGVGGLTVARAVLDQLPHEQITYVGDTAHGPYGPRKIAEVRAYALSAMDALVESGVKTLVIACNSASAACLADARERYDVPVVEVVLPAVRRAVAATRSGRVGLIATRMTVASGAYQDMFAAAPNVTLTSAACPAFVDFVERGVTSGRQILGMAQSYLEPLQRAEVDTLVLGCTHYPLLAGVVGLVMGDGVTLVSSAEESAKDVYRVLTERDLLRPESAPAPRHRFLATGDVELFHRVGRRFLGPAIGSVGHFDALAKAAS, from the coding sequence GTGGCGTCATCCGACCTGCCGATCGGAGTGTTCGACTCCGGTGTCGGCGGACTCACCGTTGCGCGTGCCGTGCTGGACCAGTTGCCGCACGAGCAGATCACCTACGTCGGCGACACCGCCCACGGGCCGTACGGTCCGCGCAAGATCGCCGAGGTCCGCGCGTACGCGCTGTCCGCGATGGACGCACTGGTCGAGTCCGGCGTGAAGACGCTGGTGATCGCCTGCAACTCGGCGAGCGCGGCCTGCCTGGCCGACGCGCGCGAGCGCTACGACGTGCCGGTCGTCGAGGTCGTGCTGCCGGCGGTACGCCGCGCGGTCGCCGCGACGCGAAGCGGCCGGGTCGGCCTGATCGCGACCAGGATGACCGTCGCCAGCGGCGCATACCAGGACATGTTCGCCGCCGCGCCCAACGTCACGCTGACCAGCGCGGCCTGCCCGGCGTTCGTCGACTTCGTCGAGCGCGGGGTGACCAGCGGCCGGCAGATCCTCGGCATGGCACAGTCGTATCTGGAGCCGCTGCAGCGCGCCGAGGTCGACACGCTGGTCCTCGGCTGTACGCACTATCCGCTGCTCGCCGGCGTGGTCGGCCTGGTGATGGGAGACGGCGTCACGCTGGTCTCCAGCGCCGAGGAGAGCGCCAAGGACGTCTATCGCGTGCTGACCGAGCGCGACCTGCTGCGGCCCGAGTCGGCGCCGGCGCCACGCCACCGGTTCCTCGCGACCGGCGACGTCGAGCTGTTCCACCGCGTCGGCCGGCGCTTCCTCGGCCCGGCGATCGGCTCGGTCGGCCACTTCGACGCGCTCGCGAAGGCCGCCTCGTGA
- a CDS encoding MBL fold metallo-hydrolase — translation MRLTVLGCAGSYPGPDSPCSSYLLQADGFSLLVDLGNGALTNLQRLHGLFDVDAVIVSHLHPDHWVDLCPYMVVRKYARRHDQPTLEPLPVYGPAGTQERLGATWGDPTASSGVFDHHVLTPGTVKIGPFEVTAALMNHPVETYGLRIEHDGHALAYSADTGPTDALVDLASGADTLLSEAAFLDEPGNTPDLHLSGRQAAEHATAAGVRRLLLTHLVAWNDTQRTYAEARASFDGALDVVRCGSIYDI, via the coding sequence GTGAGGCTCACCGTGCTCGGATGCGCCGGCAGCTATCCCGGCCCCGACTCGCCGTGCTCCTCCTACCTCCTGCAGGCCGACGGCTTCTCGCTGCTGGTCGACCTCGGCAACGGCGCGCTCACCAACCTGCAGCGGCTGCACGGACTCTTCGACGTCGACGCGGTCATCGTCAGCCACCTGCATCCGGACCACTGGGTCGACCTGTGTCCCTACATGGTGGTCCGCAAGTACGCGCGCCGCCACGACCAGCCGACGCTGGAGCCGCTGCCGGTGTACGGACCGGCCGGCACGCAGGAGCGGCTCGGCGCGACCTGGGGTGACCCGACCGCGAGCAGCGGCGTCTTCGACCACCACGTGCTGACGCCCGGCACGGTCAAGATCGGGCCGTTCGAGGTGACCGCCGCGCTGATGAACCATCCGGTCGAGACGTACGGCCTGCGGATCGAGCACGACGGCCACGCGCTCGCATACTCCGCCGACACCGGACCGACCGACGCGCTGGTCGACCTCGCCTCCGGCGCCGACACGCTGCTGTCCGAGGCGGCCTTCCTCGATGAGCCTGGCAACACGCCGGACCTGCATCTTTCCGGCCGGCAGGCGGCCGAGCACGCGACCGCCGCCGGCGTACGGCGGCTGCTGCTGACCCACCTGGTCGCGTGGAACGACACCCAGCGCACATACGCGGAGGCACGCGCGTCCTTCGACGGCGCGTTGGACGTCGTACGCTGCGGCTCAATCTACGACATCTAG
- a CDS encoding cation:proton antiporter regulatory subunit translates to MSISGEDIEVEETKLPGIGLRHDFMTRRGRRVGVVSHRNGRRDLVLYDPDDPDACISTLVLSSDEADTLAEFLGARRITERLANLNEQVSSLHTDRLRVANGSRYDGLRLGDTHARTRTGSSIVAVVRKPEAFPSPDPDFVLHGGDVLIVVGTAEGIAGLAEILAE, encoded by the coding sequence ATGTCAATCAGTGGCGAGGACATCGAAGTCGAGGAGACCAAGCTTCCCGGCATCGGCCTCCGGCACGATTTCATGACCCGCCGGGGCCGCCGGGTCGGTGTCGTGTCGCACCGCAACGGCCGCCGCGACCTGGTGCTCTATGACCCCGACGACCCGGACGCCTGCATCTCGACGCTGGTGCTCAGCAGCGACGAGGCCGACACGCTGGCCGAGTTTCTCGGCGCGCGGCGGATCACCGAGCGGCTGGCCAACCTCAACGAGCAGGTGTCCAGCCTGCACACCGACCGGCTGCGCGTGGCCAACGGTTCGCGTTACGACGGCCTGCGGCTCGGTGACACCCACGCGCGTACGCGCACCGGCTCCTCGATCGTCGCGGTGGTGCGCAAACCGGAGGCGTTCCCGTCACCGGATCCCGACTTCGTGCTGCACGGCGGTGACGTGCTGATCGTGGTCGGTACGGCAGAAGGCATCGCCGGCCTGGCCGAAATCCTCGCGGAGTAA
- a CDS encoding cation:proton antiporter — MHDGIILVELGAVIFGLAVLGRVAGRFGLSPIPLYLLAGLAFGKGGIAPLSTSESFVEVGAQIGVILLLLLLGLEYTASELVTNLRQQAPAGVMDIVLNAAPGVAIGLILGWSVPAVVAMGGVTYATSSGITAKLLTDLGRLGNRETPIVLSLLVLEDLTMAAYLPILAAVVAGAGLVSGAISLGIALLAVGAALVIALRFGRVINKLVFSGDNEVLLLGVFGLALLVAGFATELQISDAVGAFLVGIALSGKVAENARALLTPLRDLFAAVFFVFFGLSTDPTKIPAVLPAAIALAVVTVLTKVVVGWWAARRAGVGPRGRVRAGTIIVSRGEFNIVVAGLAGGAAVEPGLAPLAAAYVMLMAVIGPLIARLGDPLAKAAGRMVERREARTKAEAAVETN, encoded by the coding sequence GTGCACGACGGCATAATCCTGGTCGAACTGGGAGCGGTGATCTTCGGCCTTGCCGTGCTCGGCAGGGTCGCCGGCCGGTTCGGACTGTCCCCGATCCCGCTCTATCTGCTCGCCGGCCTGGCCTTCGGCAAGGGCGGCATCGCGCCGCTGTCCACCAGCGAGTCGTTCGTGGAGGTCGGCGCGCAGATCGGCGTCATCCTGCTGCTTTTGTTGCTGGGCTTGGAATACACCGCCAGCGAGCTGGTCACCAACCTGCGCCAGCAGGCACCGGCCGGCGTGATGGACATCGTGCTCAACGCCGCGCCAGGCGTGGCCATCGGCCTCATTCTCGGCTGGTCGGTGCCGGCCGTGGTGGCGATGGGTGGTGTCACGTACGCGACCTCCTCCGGCATCACCGCGAAGCTGCTGACCGACCTCGGCCGGCTCGGCAACCGCGAGACGCCGATCGTCCTTTCGCTGCTGGTGCTGGAAGATCTCACGATGGCGGCGTATCTGCCGATCCTCGCCGCGGTGGTCGCCGGCGCCGGCCTGGTCAGCGGCGCGATCTCGCTCGGCATCGCGCTGCTCGCGGTCGGCGCGGCGTTGGTGATCGCGTTGCGTTTCGGCCGGGTGATCAACAAGCTGGTTTTCTCGGGTGACAACGAGGTCCTGCTGCTCGGCGTCTTCGGCCTGGCGCTGCTGGTGGCCGGTTTCGCCACCGAGCTGCAGATTTCCGACGCGGTCGGCGCTTTCCTGGTCGGCATCGCGCTGTCCGGCAAGGTGGCCGAAAACGCCCGCGCGTTGCTGACTCCGCTGCGCGACCTGTTCGCCGCGGTGTTCTTCGTGTTCTTCGGCCTGAGTACGGACCCGACCAAGATCCCGGCCGTGCTGCCGGCGGCGATCGCGCTCGCCGTCGTCACCGTGCTCACCAAGGTCGTGGTCGGCTGGTGGGCCGCGCGCCGCGCCGGCGTCGGTCCGCGCGGCCGCGTACGCGCCGGCACGATCATCGTCTCGCGCGGCGAGTTCAACATCGTCGTCGCCGGCCTGGCCGGTGGCGCCGCTGTCGAGCCAGGTCTCGCGCCGCTGGCCGCGGCGTACGTGATGCTGATGGCCGTCATCGGTCCGCTGATCGCACGGCTCGGTGACCCGCTCGCGAAAGCCGCCGGCCGGATGGTCGAGCGGCGCGAGGCGCGTACGAAGGCGGAAGCGGCCGTGGAGACCAACTGA
- a CDS encoding glycosyltransferase family 4 protein translates to MRVAIVTESYLPDANGVSHSVQRVVEHLNRQGHQPLVVAPEPASNEPIQQQCVVVRVPSVPMPGYASFRIGLPSRKLEAALVAHRTDVVHLASPFALGAHGAFVAERLGLPSVAVYQTDVAGFAGFYRLGVGRAAAWRWLRRVHAAAGRTLAPSTPAVKDLRDHGVPRVHLWPRGVDGERFAPRHRSEPLHDTYAPGGELLVGYVGRLAPEKHLELLEPVTRMPGVRVVIVGDGPARKALENRMPTAVFRGELHGAELSAAYASLDLFVHTGAYETFCQSVQEALASGVPTVAPAAGGPLDLVRPGQTGLLVRPDDATAIEEAVGHLLHHRDQLTEFAAAARESVLHRTWSSINAALIEHYDAVRFGDQEVRAA, encoded by the coding sequence ATGCGAGTGGCGATCGTGACCGAGTCCTACCTGCCGGATGCCAACGGTGTCTCGCACTCGGTGCAACGAGTGGTGGAGCACCTGAACCGGCAGGGCCACCAGCCGCTGGTCGTCGCTCCGGAGCCGGCGAGCAACGAGCCGATCCAGCAGCAGTGCGTGGTCGTACGCGTCCCGTCGGTGCCGATGCCGGGCTACGCGTCTTTCCGCATTGGCCTGCCAAGCCGCAAGCTCGAGGCCGCGCTGGTCGCACACCGCACGGACGTCGTCCACCTCGCCTCGCCGTTCGCGCTCGGCGCGCATGGCGCGTTCGTCGCCGAGCGGCTCGGCCTGCCGTCGGTGGCGGTCTACCAGACCGACGTTGCCGGTTTCGCCGGCTTCTATCGGCTTGGCGTCGGCCGCGCGGCTGCCTGGCGCTGGCTGCGCCGCGTACACGCCGCCGCCGGCCGCACGCTCGCGCCGTCCACGCCGGCGGTCAAAGACCTGCGCGACCACGGTGTGCCGCGCGTACACCTGTGGCCGCGAGGCGTCGACGGCGAGCGGTTCGCGCCGAGGCATCGCAGCGAGCCGCTGCACGACACGTATGCGCCCGGCGGTGAGCTGCTGGTCGGCTATGTCGGCCGGCTCGCGCCGGAGAAGCACCTGGAGCTGCTCGAACCGGTCACGCGGATGCCCGGCGTACGGGTCGTGATCGTCGGCGACGGGCCGGCGCGCAAGGCGCTGGAAAACCGGATGCCAACCGCGGTCTTCCGCGGCGAGCTGCATGGTGCCGAGCTGTCGGCGGCGTACGCGAGCCTCGATCTTTTCGTGCACACCGGTGCGTACGAGACGTTCTGCCAGTCGGTCCAGGAAGCGCTCGCGTCCGGCGTTCCGACCGTCGCGCCGGCCGCCGGCGGACCGCTCGACCTGGTCAGGCCGGGTCAGACCGGTCTGCTCGTACGGCCGGATGACGCGACCGCGATCGAGGAGGCGGTCGGCCACCTGCTGCACCACCGCGATCAGCTGACCGAGTTTGCCGCTGCTGCGCGCGAGTCCGTGCTCCATCGCACCTGGTCGTCGATCAATGCCGCGCTGATCGAGCACTACGACGCGGTGCGCTTTGGTGATCAGGAAGTGCGTGCGGCATGA
- a CDS encoding glycosyltransferase produces the protein MTAEEPDGHRPARIVRLASFVGPASGGLRTALRECGRGYIAAGHEPVLIVPAGRASDTETDYGRVITVPSPVVPGTGGCRLMVSRGRIRRRLAALRPDRVEVHDRVALRWVGAWARARGIRSVVVSHERLDAALKPWIANRSVRLADRLNRRTARAFDTVVTTTSWCDAEFSRLGVTNLRRVPLGVDLTHFHPSHYDAALRDRLASHGELLVVQCAQRAAYAIEALRNRGVRVAPVAAGGDLARLLATADVVMAPAYASAALEALACGTPVVAPDDGALREVLGDAGVVVRGLDDVIAEGEAFADGLLQIAALPPAARRLAARRQAERFGWPAAVRAMLRAHGLSIDVEVS, from the coding sequence ATGACGGCGGAGGAGCCCGACGGGCATCGGCCGGCCCGGATCGTACGGCTGGCGAGCTTCGTCGGTCCGGCGTCCGGGGGACTGCGGACGGCCTTGCGAGAGTGCGGTCGCGGCTACATCGCCGCTGGTCACGAGCCGGTCCTGATCGTGCCGGCCGGCCGCGCGAGCGACACCGAGACCGACTATGGCCGAGTGATCACCGTGCCGTCGCCGGTGGTGCCGGGGACCGGTGGCTGCCGGCTGATGGTCTCGCGTGGGCGCATACGTCGGCGGCTTGCGGCGCTGCGGCCTGACCGCGTCGAGGTGCACGATCGCGTGGCGCTGCGCTGGGTTGGTGCGTGGGCTCGCGCGCGCGGCATTCGGTCGGTTGTCGTGTCGCATGAGCGGTTGGACGCGGCGCTGAAGCCATGGATTGCCAACCGGTCCGTACGCCTCGCCGACCGGCTCAACCGGCGGACGGCGCGCGCCTTCGACACGGTCGTCACCACTACGAGCTGGTGCGATGCCGAGTTTTCGCGGCTCGGCGTCACCAACCTGCGGCGCGTACCACTTGGCGTCGACCTCACGCACTTCCACCCAAGCCACTACGACGCGGCGCTGCGCGATCGGCTGGCCAGTCACGGTGAGCTGTTGGTGGTGCAGTGCGCGCAGCGTGCGGCCTACGCGATTGAGGCGCTGCGCAACCGAGGCGTACGCGTGGCGCCTGTTGCCGCTGGCGGCGACCTCGCTCGGCTGTTGGCGACCGCGGATGTGGTGATGGCACCCGCGTACGCGTCGGCCGCGCTGGAGGCACTGGCCTGCGGCACGCCGGTCGTCGCGCCGGACGACGGTGCGCTCCGCGAGGTGCTCGGCGACGCCGGCGTGGTCGTACGCGGACTGGACGACGTCATCGCCGAGGGCGAGGCCTTCGCGGACGGGTTGTTGCAGATCGCCGCCTTGCCGCCGGCCGCGCGGAGACTGGCGGCGCGCCGGCAGGCCGAGCGGTTCGGCTGGCCGGCGGCGGTGCGCGCGATGTTGCGGGCACACGGGTTGTCGATCGACGTGGAAGTTTCGTAG